One window of Nymphaea colorata isolate Beijing-Zhang1983 chromosome 11, ASM883128v2, whole genome shotgun sequence genomic DNA carries:
- the LOC116264079 gene encoding LEAF RUST 10 DISEASE-RESISTANCE LOCUS RECEPTOR-LIKE PROTEIN KINASE-like 1.2 isoform X2: MPLHHRHLLLFLLLPFFFFFFIAAISAKNLSDYCPQTRCGSLIVKYPFYLESTAPSSSQSICGYEGFGINCSTGNPILTLPSDVYLVKSIDYNSKKLSLVDTEIGFNLCPAPGHNVSLDPNSTLKWDPVNTHYFFLINCTKNQSPSSNGYPPPTSSEYTLPMINCLSNQYYRSYVLPPDKASVSAQWLPVCNRSVLVPFAGVVSIPDNGGFPMTVKSGFMLDWSQAALCSGCEATQGCCGRKTTTGQFVCFCNDGLHDKNCKDRNRSKSKIIIGVVSASSSFLLAIIGFFVWRCLGKKRTPSSKGFLTRSFSSSKTSSTIDMESRSFHQRCAGRVTIFTYKELEEATHNFSPSNELGDGGFGAVYLGNLHDGRKVAVKKLYENNYKRVEQFMNEIAILSGISHPNLVCLYGCTSRHSRELLLVYEYVNNGTVGDHIHGMRSSGGHLTWKVRLNIAVETAGALAHLHGLEPPIIHRDVKTNNILLDRDFHVKVADFGLSRLFPLDVTHVSTAPQGTPGYVDPDYHKCYQLTEKSDVYSFGVVLAELISSLPAVDIRRHRHEINLANLAVNKINNHELHEFVDSSLEFETDEWVNRTVRAVAELAFRCLVQEREIRPTMDEVAETLRQIQSGECESDKVALSPEKETGALLKPTSPKSVTDQWPSHYTTPNNSG, encoded by the exons ATGCCTCTCCACCACCGCCAccttctcctcttcttgttgcttcccttcttcttcttcttcttcatcgccGCCATATCGGCCAAAAATTTGTCCGACTACTGCCCGCAGACAAGATGCGGCAGCCTCATCGTGAAGTACCCTTTCTACCTCGAGTCGACGGCACCCTCCTCTTCCCAATCGATCTGCGGATACGAAGGATTCGGCATCAACTGCAGCACTGGCAACCCCATCCTCACCCTCCCGAGCGATGTCTACCTGGTGAAGAGCATCGACTACAACTCCAAGAAGCTGTCCCTGGTCGACACGGAGATCGGTTTTAACCTCTGTCCGGCGCCTGGCCACAACGTTTCCCTCGATCCCAACTCCACCCTCAAATGGGATCCGGTTAACACGCACTATTTTTTCCTCATCAATTGCACCAAAAACCAGTCCCCTTCCTCCAACGGCTACCCCCCGCCAACGTCGTCGGAGTACACCCTTCCTATGATTAATTGCTTGAGTAACCAATATTACAGGTCCTACGTCCTTCCTCCAGATAAGGCCTCAGTGAGTGCCCAGTGGTTGCCGGTCTGCAACAGGTCCGTGCTGGTTCCCTTCGCGGGCGTTGTTAGTATCCCGGACAACGGCGGTTTCCCGATGACCGTCAAGAGTGGATTCATGCTGGACTGGAGCCAGGCGGCGCTCTGCTCCGGCTGTGAAGCAACCCAAGGTTGCTGTGGGCGCAAGACGACCACAGGGCAGTTCGTTTGCTTCTGCAACGATGGGCTACACGATAAAAACTGCAAAGACC GAAATAGGAGCAAGAGCAAAATAATTATAG GCGTGGTTTCAGCTTCTAGCAGTTTTCTGCTGGCAATCATAGGTTTCTTCGTCTGGCGCTGTCTTGGTAAGAAACGAACACCTTCTTCCAAGGGATTCTTAACTCGATCCTTTTCGTCCTCCAAAACCTCAAGCACAATTGATATGGAAAGCAGAAGCTTCCACCAAAGGTGTGCTGGCCGTGTCACCATCTTCACATACAAGGAGCTGGAAGAAGCCACCCACAATTTCAGTCCCTCAAATGAGCTTGGTGATGGAGGATTTGGTGCAGTCTATCTTGGAAACCTCCATGATGGTCGTAAAGTGGCTGTGAAAAAACTTTATGAGAACAACTACAAGCGCGTTGAGCAATTCATGAATGAAATTGCCATCCTCTCTGGCATCAGCCACCCAAATCTTGTTTGCCTCTATGGATGCACTTCGCGCCATAGCAGAGAGCTGCTTTTGGTATATGAGTATGTGAACAATGGGACAGTTGGAGACCATATTCATGGCATGCGTTCTAGTGGAGGGCATCTGACATGGAAGGTGAGATTGAACATAGCTGTTGAAACTGCAGGGGCATTAGCCCATTTGCACGGGCTTGAACCACCAATCATTCACAGGGATGTTAAGACCAACAACATACTACTTGACAGAGATTTCCATGTTAAAGTGGCCGACTTTGGCCTGTCACGCTTGTTCCCACTTGACGTGACGCATGTCTCAACTGCTCCTCAGGGGACACCGGGCTATGTTGATCCTGACTATCACAAGTGCTACCAGTTAACAGAAAAAAGTGATGTTTACAGCTTTGGTGTAGTACTTGCAGAACTAATCTCTTCGTTGCCTGCTGTTGATATCAGACGGCACAGGCATGAGATAAATCTTGCCAATTTGGCCGTTAATAAGATCAACAATCATGAATTGCATGAATTTGTTGATTCTTCACTTGAGTTTGAGACTGATGAGTGGGTAAATCGAACTGTAAGAGCTGTTGCGGAGCTGGCATTCAGGTGTTTGGTACAAGAGAGGGAAATAAGGCCAACAATGGACGAAGTTGCTGAAACATTGAGGCAGATCCAGTCGGGTGAGTGTGAATCAGACAAGGTGGCATTGTCACCAGAGAAAGAAACTGGTGCATTGCTGAAGCCTACCTCACCCAAATCTGTTACAGATCAATGGCCGAGCCACTACACTACGCCTAATAATAGTGGGTAA
- the LOC116264079 gene encoding LEAF RUST 10 DISEASE-RESISTANCE LOCUS RECEPTOR-LIKE PROTEIN KINASE-like 1.2 isoform X1, which yields MSRGRDIEPFLSSQMRAFFFCSFLLFCFNPSFTAADIPEYGDCAPASCNGIAVHYPFSLSASTPGTSCSVPGLKLTCQGDKADALLSLITPTGLKLIVKSINYTTQTIKLAIDRSLPVVNNQCPLPSKNITVSDITNSNGESILSFATNYTMGIFFFRCSTKPIDSGVPNYIGGDTSSYNFTSNLVSGCSDPGATSYSYAFSDDSFTLASWTSCRTTLSFPVLISSSSRDARTMWTSLTEGFDVVWTVNSMGDCLGCTASGGRCGYNTTGDHFLCFCRQDAHSVNCNQPDAPSPSSSPESLSGNRSKSKIIIGVVSASSSFLLAIIGFFVWRCLGKKRTPSSKGFLTRSFSSSKTSSTIDMESRSFHQRCAGRVTIFTYKELEEATHNFSPSNELGDGGFGAVYLGNLHDGRKVAVKKLYENNYKRVEQFMNEIAILSGISHPNLVCLYGCTSRHSRELLLVYEYVNNGTVGDHIHGMRSSGGHLTWKVRLNIAVETAGALAHLHGLEPPIIHRDVKTNNILLDRDFHVKVADFGLSRLFPLDVTHVSTAPQGTPGYVDPDYHKCYQLTEKSDVYSFGVVLAELISSLPAVDIRRHRHEINLANLAVNKINNHELHEFVDSSLEFETDEWVNRTVRAVAELAFRCLVQEREIRPTMDEVAETLRQIQSGECESDKVALSPEKETGALLKPTSPKSVTDQWPSHYTTPNNSG from the exons ATGTCTCGTGGTCGAGATATTGAGCCATTTCTCTCTAGTCAGATGAGggctttcttcttctgctccttCTTGTTGTTCTGCTTCAACCCATCCTTTACAGCAGCAGACATCCCAGAATACGGGGACTGCGCCCCGGCGTCCTGCAATGGCATCGCCGTCCACTATCCCTTCTCCCTTTCCGCCTCCACACCCGGGACAAGTTGTAGTGTCCCTGGTCTGAAACTCACCTGCCAAGGGGACAAGGCCGATGCCCTTCTCTCCCTGATTACGCCCACGGGTCTCAAGTTAATTGTCAAGAGCATCAACTACACGACTCAGACCATCAAGCTGGCCATCGACCGCAGCCTGCCAGTTGTCAACAACCAGTGCCCGCTTCCCTCCAAGAATATCACTGTTTCCGATATCACCAATTCCAATGGTGAATCCATTCTCAGCTTCGCTACGAATTATACAATGGGGATCTTCTTCTTCAGATGCTCTACCAAGCCTATTGATAGTGGAGTGCCCAATTATATCGGCGGTGATACCTCGAGCTACAATTTCACTTCTAACCTAGTCTCTGGGTGTTCTGACCCTGGCGCTACCTCCTACTCCTACGCCTTCTCTGACGACTCTTTCACCTTAGCTTCGTGGACCAGCTGCCGAACGACGCTGAGCTTCCCCGTCTTGATATCATCTTCTTCTCGCGACGCCCGGACCATGTGGACGTCCTTGACCGAGGGGTTCGACGTGGTTTGGACGGTCAATAGTATGGGCGACTGCCTCGGCTGCACCGCCTCAGGTGGGCGCTGTGGATACAACACCACCGGCGACCACTTCCTTTGCTTCTGCAGACAGGATGCACATTCTGTCAATTGCAACCAGCCCGATGCCCCATCCCCGTCCTCATCGCCTGAGTCTCTCTCtg GAAATAGGAGCAAGAGCAAAATAATTATAG GCGTGGTTTCAGCTTCTAGCAGTTTTCTGCTGGCAATCATAGGTTTCTTCGTCTGGCGCTGTCTTGGTAAGAAACGAACACCTTCTTCCAAGGGATTCTTAACTCGATCCTTTTCGTCCTCCAAAACCTCAAGCACAATTGATATGGAAAGCAGAAGCTTCCACCAAAGGTGTGCTGGCCGTGTCACCATCTTCACATACAAGGAGCTGGAAGAAGCCACCCACAATTTCAGTCCCTCAAATGAGCTTGGTGATGGAGGATTTGGTGCAGTCTATCTTGGAAACCTCCATGATGGTCGTAAAGTGGCTGTGAAAAAACTTTATGAGAACAACTACAAGCGCGTTGAGCAATTCATGAATGAAATTGCCATCCTCTCTGGCATCAGCCACCCAAATCTTGTTTGCCTCTATGGATGCACTTCGCGCCATAGCAGAGAGCTGCTTTTGGTATATGAGTATGTGAACAATGGGACAGTTGGAGACCATATTCATGGCATGCGTTCTAGTGGAGGGCATCTGACATGGAAGGTGAGATTGAACATAGCTGTTGAAACTGCAGGGGCATTAGCCCATTTGCACGGGCTTGAACCACCAATCATTCACAGGGATGTTAAGACCAACAACATACTACTTGACAGAGATTTCCATGTTAAAGTGGCCGACTTTGGCCTGTCACGCTTGTTCCCACTTGACGTGACGCATGTCTCAACTGCTCCTCAGGGGACACCGGGCTATGTTGATCCTGACTATCACAAGTGCTACCAGTTAACAGAAAAAAGTGATGTTTACAGCTTTGGTGTAGTACTTGCAGAACTAATCTCTTCGTTGCCTGCTGTTGATATCAGACGGCACAGGCATGAGATAAATCTTGCCAATTTGGCCGTTAATAAGATCAACAATCATGAATTGCATGAATTTGTTGATTCTTCACTTGAGTTTGAGACTGATGAGTGGGTAAATCGAACTGTAAGAGCTGTTGCGGAGCTGGCATTCAGGTGTTTGGTACAAGAGAGGGAAATAAGGCCAACAATGGACGAAGTTGCTGAAACATTGAGGCAGATCCAGTCGGGTGAGTGTGAATCAGACAAGGTGGCATTGTCACCAGAGAAAGAAACTGGTGCATTGCTGAAGCCTACCTCACCCAAATCTGTTACAGATCAATGGCCGAGCCACTACACTACGCCTAATAATAGTGGGTAA
- the LOC116264079 gene encoding LEAF RUST 10 DISEASE-RESISTANCE LOCUS RECEPTOR-LIKE PROTEIN KINASE-like 1.2 isoform X3, with amino-acid sequence MSLRVFRFFLFPALVINLFLAATVVSNLSSTNFCSSPFNCSNSTPILFPFSSLNSSCCVNLISCNGNVTKIRLFDSDFIVKRITYLDRSMEVRYPDSYETKLCSSPQNFTFSGRLLTSGFRLSGVNLTFFKCNAANDWLLRPPSSWKRKDCADGSLLYYYYSPQEQIKLPLDVHRINCPMYEIPAGVEESVSANLSAILSGGFFLRWRFDCLKCNTSGGQCVFGEDDAPACYCKDGLVHQKNCSDGSPSKSAGNRSKSKIIIGVVSASSSFLLAIIGFFVWRCLGKKRTPSSKGFLTRSFSSSKTSSTIDMESRSFHQRCAGRVTIFTYKELEEATHNFSPSNELGDGGFGAVYLGNLHDGRKVAVKKLYENNYKRVEQFMNEIAILSGISHPNLVCLYGCTSRHSRELLLVYEYVNNGTVGDHIHGMRSSGGHLTWKVRLNIAVETAGALAHLHGLEPPIIHRDVKTNNILLDRDFHVKVADFGLSRLFPLDVTHVSTAPQGTPGYVDPDYHKCYQLTEKSDVYSFGVVLAELISSLPAVDIRRHRHEINLANLAVNKINNHELHEFVDSSLEFETDEWVNRTVRAVAELAFRCLVQEREIRPTMDEVAETLRQIQSGECESDKVALSPEKETGALLKPTSPKSVTDQWPSHYTTPNNSG; translated from the exons ATGTCTTTGCGCGTCTttcgtttctttcttttccctgctCTTGTGATTAATCTTTTCCTGGCTGCTACAGTCGTGTCCAATCTCAGCAGTACGAATTTCTGTAGTTCTCCTTTCAACTGCAGCAACTCAACTCCAATTCTCTTCCCCTTCAGTTCTCTCAATTCTTCTTGCTGTGTCAACCTCATATCATGCAACGGGAACGTCACTAAGATTCGTCTATTCGACAGCGATTTCATTGTTAAAAGAATTACATACCTTGATCGTAGCATGGAAGTTCGCTACCCTGATTCGTATGAGACAAAACTTTGCTCATCACCTCAAAACTTCACCTTCTCTGGAAGACTCCTTACTAGTGGTTTCCGGCTCTCTGGTGTCAACCTTACCTTCTTCAAGTGCAATGCTGCTAATGATTGGCTTCTGCGACCTCCGTCCTCATGGAAGAGAAAAGACTGTGCTGATGGCTCTTTGCTGTATTATTATTACAGTCCACAGGAACAGATAAAGCTGCCTCTTGATGTCCATCGCATCAATTGTCCTATGTATGAAATCCCTGCTGGTGTTGAGGAGTCCGTGtctgcaaacctttctgccatATTGAGTGGTGGATTTTTTCTTCGCTGGAGGTTTGATTGCCTCAAGTGTAATACCAGTGGGGGCCAGTGTGTATTTGGAGAGGATGATGCCCCTGCTTGTTACTGCAAAGATGGATTAGTGcaccaaaaaaattgttctgACGGATCACCTTCAAAATCAGCTG GAAATAGGAGCAAGAGCAAAATAATTATAG GCGTGGTTTCAGCTTCTAGCAGTTTTCTGCTGGCAATCATAGGTTTCTTCGTCTGGCGCTGTCTTGGTAAGAAACGAACACCTTCTTCCAAGGGATTCTTAACTCGATCCTTTTCGTCCTCCAAAACCTCAAGCACAATTGATATGGAAAGCAGAAGCTTCCACCAAAGGTGTGCTGGCCGTGTCACCATCTTCACATACAAGGAGCTGGAAGAAGCCACCCACAATTTCAGTCCCTCAAATGAGCTTGGTGATGGAGGATTTGGTGCAGTCTATCTTGGAAACCTCCATGATGGTCGTAAAGTGGCTGTGAAAAAACTTTATGAGAACAACTACAAGCGCGTTGAGCAATTCATGAATGAAATTGCCATCCTCTCTGGCATCAGCCACCCAAATCTTGTTTGCCTCTATGGATGCACTTCGCGCCATAGCAGAGAGCTGCTTTTGGTATATGAGTATGTGAACAATGGGACAGTTGGAGACCATATTCATGGCATGCGTTCTAGTGGAGGGCATCTGACATGGAAGGTGAGATTGAACATAGCTGTTGAAACTGCAGGGGCATTAGCCCATTTGCACGGGCTTGAACCACCAATCATTCACAGGGATGTTAAGACCAACAACATACTACTTGACAGAGATTTCCATGTTAAAGTGGCCGACTTTGGCCTGTCACGCTTGTTCCCACTTGACGTGACGCATGTCTCAACTGCTCCTCAGGGGACACCGGGCTATGTTGATCCTGACTATCACAAGTGCTACCAGTTAACAGAAAAAAGTGATGTTTACAGCTTTGGTGTAGTACTTGCAGAACTAATCTCTTCGTTGCCTGCTGTTGATATCAGACGGCACAGGCATGAGATAAATCTTGCCAATTTGGCCGTTAATAAGATCAACAATCATGAATTGCATGAATTTGTTGATTCTTCACTTGAGTTTGAGACTGATGAGTGGGTAAATCGAACTGTAAGAGCTGTTGCGGAGCTGGCATTCAGGTGTTTGGTACAAGAGAGGGAAATAAGGCCAACAATGGACGAAGTTGCTGAAACATTGAGGCAGATCCAGTCGGGTGAGTGTGAATCAGACAAGGTGGCATTGTCACCAGAGAAAGAAACTGGTGCATTGCTGAAGCCTACCTCACCCAAATCTGTTACAGATCAATGGCCGAGCCACTACACTACGCCTAATAATAGTGGGTAA